The sequence ATGAGGAAACCACTGTCTGCTGCCCACCTCTCCTCAGACTAACAGTGTTGGGAGGGCAGAATGTATAATACAACAGGAAATATGGCATAAAGCATTGTTCACTAACCTGGTGTTCTGCAGATATTTTGGCCTACAAAACCCATTATTGCCAGTCAGCAAAGCTGTGCTgggctagctgaggctgatgggagttacagtccaacagcatctggtggacACCAAGCTGGTGAAAGGTGCCTTAGGGTAGAGACGCACTCACTGTTctactggttccagtgtgtctccacctctcttttccgaACATGGGGCACACAGTGCTAGTCAAACATTGCCCCTTTTTAcagtaaaacctgatgggagcagcttgagtgcgtgtttttttttaaaatcggcTTCAAAGAAATTTTGCAACTGTTCGGCAGATCAGTCCATTGCCCCTCCacatgtggccaatggaaacactttgctgtgagcatactagtccagcctttcccaaccagtgtgcctccagatgttgttggaccacaactcccatcagcctcagccagcattgccaatggtcaggaaagatgggagttgtggtccaacaacatctggaggcacactggttgggaaaggctggactagtatGTTCACAGCCTTAAAGAGTGAAGCAGGAGCAAATCAATTTCTTTGCAAAGCTAACTTTATCAGTCCTCCCGACCCCACAAGATCTAAGGGATCCAGCACCATCAACTGTACTGGGGCATGTAACCATGCCACTTATGCCCACTTGACTGACTTTTCTATTGTGTTTCTGAACCACACCTCTGGCTGCTTGTGCAAACCTCCCTTTGCCTTACATAAAGAAAGAAACACTCTCCCTGATTTGCTCAGGACATGCAACAGATGTAGAGAATCAAGGATCTCCAGGGCAGTTAGTGGCAGGTGACATGGTTGCTTTTGACAAACATTTTTAGATCCCAGGGAGGAAAACTTCCATTCTTCAACTGCAATCAATCCTCCAACTGCTGCTAATTGCTCTATGTTGACaatggaagaatttggaaaaatggaGTCATTCCAATGTTTAAACCCCTATAAACTATAGTATAACCCACAGACTCTACATGGGCCTGAATGCTGAAGTTTTTATTGCCTCGACAGGAGTAATTTCAAAACATGGTACTATATATGTAGGTAGTCTTTTATTATGAACTAAACTGGGGAGTTGAGAATACATTTATATtttctaaattatttattttaactcATAGCAGAGGAGAGGCTTCTAAGGTCAATAATCTGAAGCTCTTATTTCAGACACAATAGGGCCACTGCTGATAGGGGATTGAATCCAACCTATTCTGTATAGAGCTGTAATATCTCTTAAGGATCAGATTTGCAGTCTGGCAGTACCGTTAGATTTGAATCTGTCATTGGCAGCCCAGTTGCTgaatgatagggccagccctacaATGAGACaagtggctgcctcaggcagcaggtgcCGGGGAGGGGAGAACAATGGCGACTCATTGAAAAATAGAACTGGGCATACCATGTGTGCTGCCCTGCACCCTCCAAGCTAGTCTGCTGCCATCATCATGCCAGTGATGAAGCAAGATTCAACTGGAATGGAGAAAGCGCCTTCTTGTACTTTGCTTCAGGAAGAAAAAGGTAGTGGGCGGCCATCTCTGCTGGATGACATTCCGAGGATGTAGCCATGAAGTAATATTTCTTCACAATCATTACTGTCATCAAAGTAGGCTCAATAATTAGCTTGGTTTAAATGTTTGGTTGTATTCCAACACTTGTGTTTCAGTTATCTGTCTAACTCAGGAGTTGGCAACATTTGTAGGCACACAGGCAAACATAAATTTTTGagcaagtgccatgggtgccacctCCTCAGTTCACTTCTTGCCCCCTTCCTCTGGATCAGCACAACCTCAAGAGAGAGCATGCACATTCACTCACACTTAACTTTTCTCAGGGATCTGTGTAAAAGaaagatccagtagaattaatttgAGCAGGaccggcgccagagggcagccaggttgggccctggccgagggcccctgcagcccagagaagcccctgaagggccctccttagggtgggagggtggcattcctgctccacgatctgtggcagcgtcaggtcctgcaacccaaccctgctgcagatgggagctcccaggcacccccccaatacaaacaatgcaggcttcaataagcccacctgcacacCCCTCCTATCTCTCCCATCAGTGTAAATGCTATGtgcactgtgcgtgcatgcctgccatcatccaagatggcagcagggacttcctgaaggggctgatgctcctgctgctgtcttggttgatgacaggcatgtgtgctatgtgtgcacatcattcacacaacatgagaggtaggtagaacacacaggtgggcttattagccccacactgcCTATAtcggtgtgtgtatgtgttgggctatggtgctgcaggccctgggcaggctggtgcttaACAGCCCAGTTATGCCTGGCACCAGTCCTGGATCTGAGCCTCGAAAAGCCCATAGAGCCAAAGGAGGAAgtgggaaatatttatttatttatttgtttaaaatatttctatcccactcttctaccctataatagggcactcaggttggcttacaaaaataaaatcaaacatgtacataataaaattgtaaacaataaaatcacaaaaacattataacaaattaaaatacataaaatacaattaaaatacataaaatactatagctacagctcccatcatccccagccagcatggccaatagacaggattcaggaattatgggaatgtagtccataacatctgaagagcaccacgTTAGCTAACCTTGGTTGAGAACATCACCATTAGCTGCACAGAATTCTGTTAGAATCATATCCTTTTAACATAGCTGGAATTCTACGCCTACTATATTTACAAAACTGTACCTCTAGATCAGGGAGGACATTggattccatcagcctcagctaggattgccagtggtcaaggataatggtAGCTATAACTCAGCAACATCTAGGCCACAGATTTCCACCACTGGCCAATATGTAGGGCCCTCCCACATTCCAAGCACCACTATACATCATATCCACACCCAGACCTTAACCTTTGAACAGGTGTAAGTGCTTGTCCACAATAACTACAGGGATACTTTTGTTCCAGCCTTTGGTATTGACCATTAGGGCTCCATTCTGTATTCCACCAACCCACTTTTTGAACTAAACATAGTGAGAATAGGGCTTTGTACTTGAATACTTACTGGGGACCAGGGTAGAGGTAAGAGTTAGACATTTTATCAGTTTGAATTGCAGAGGACAGATGATAATAAACTTGATATTACTATTTCCCTTTTACACCAGCAGCTATGGGGAGTGCAAAGTTTATCTAGGCTTAAGGCTGTATCCATTTGTTGGAAACCAGTCCAcagctcagtgttctaaaactgGGGTGTGGAATCTGCAGTCTGCAGAGCTGGAGTAGATCAGAGTGCATGCTTGAGATGGGATGGGGTGGCATACTCAATTGTGCAGTACTGCAAATTCCACATACTTTAGGATCCAGCTGTTTCCACTATCAGCTGCTGATTGACCTTTCTGCTttcatggggaggggggggaaggttcCTTGTCCATAACTCTTAACTCATATGCACCTATTATCTATAGACCTGCCCAGCCGCTGCTTAGGCCATACCGCACGGTGTGCTTTCATGTAGACTGATGTAGACTATAAGCATTTTATAAAGAGCACCATCAAGGATACTTTTCAGCTATCTCCACTTAGCAACCATCTTCATGATTAATAAGTGGCTACTTCTACATGTTTTGCGCATTCACAATGGTACGTAATACCTTCTTGCAAAGCAGGATATATATATTCCAGGGTGAAGGGAGTAAAGCCTTAAAGGTCCACTTTGCATAAAAACAATGCTATACTTTTGCATAGCAAAATCCAATTTGAACTTCTATTATCCACATACTAGGTGTATGTTTGTGCATCTGAAAAGAATCACAAGGTATCTAATAATTATGTATGTTATTGGAAATTAAAATTATGCAGCACTGAATGGCAATTCTCAGTCACCCTAATTGTGACTCACTTGGATTTCCTGGGGACATTCaggatgttatgtgccttcaagtcgattaccacTTATGGCAAcactgaatcagcaacctccaatagcatctgtcatgaaccaccctggtcagatcttgcaagttcagaaaGCACCTTTGAAACTTCTTGGATAAAAAAGCACAAGCAAGCTACTTCTAAACTGAATGTACAGCCTGGCCTAGGTATGGTTTTACCTTCATATTTACAAATTACTCAGATTTTAACCTCATGTATGAAAACTACTCGCATGCTTTTACAATTGCAGTGGCAGGTACTCCCCTGTAGAGAGCAtaggctatttttttttttgcccataGCAAATCAGGTAAGTGAAATGTATCCCTCTAATTTTCAGGGTCCTACATTGTCATGATCCATCACAGCAAGTCCTTACAAGCAGTGCACAGGGCATAAATTTCCAGTGTTCCTGTGTTTTCAATTAAGATACCTTAGTAGGTTTTCACTTCCAATGTGTAATATCAAAATGCAATGTGGACATTGCCTACTGAGTTTATCCTTGGTGGGAAAATGCTGTGTATTGAAGACTGCTTTGACTTCATGTTAATTTgaattaccattttccttctcccAGCTAATGCAGTCCAGTAAACATCACTATTTTGGATCCAGAAGGCAAGAATTCAACTCCCAAACCAGCCAGATCACGGAGTATCCCAACGAAACGTCTTGTGATATAAAGATTGTCGTTCAAGTGCTTATAATTTTGACTACAGGAAGAGCCTTATGCATAATACCCCATGCCTCTCTTAAGGATGTAATTTTCTATCTAGTCTATTCACACTGGTGTGCTTCATCAGTAGAACAAGCTCtaaaattttatttaaacatAGACCTCTGATCTTTCTGATGATTCCTCACTTTATAAGTTTTTAATTGTGACAAATAGAGGTTTTTGACATTATCTGTAAGTAAAGTCGACCAGTGTcataagcaaacaaaaaaaaaagagtaaagcTTGGTATCAACTTTTATTAAAGCAGATGACAATCATTTAGGCATCAGCAATAGTAACTTCAACTTCTACCCCAGGCTCAATACTGATAGAAGTGATCTGCTTGACAATCTCTGATGGACTATGCAAATCTATGAGACGCTTGTGAATACGCATCTGGAACCGATCCCAGGTCTTGGAACCTTCACCACATGGTGTTTTCCTTGTAGTGATTCGCAGAGtctaaaatgtaaataataaaaaatgtatttattttatttagcaatATTTATATACTCAGCATTTAAATTTTCAGCAGATgttgcatgcattttttttttaaaaaaaatgatgctaTGAACTTTACAATTTGGAATAACTTGTGTGCTCAAGTGCTTAGTGCCATGTTAGTGctataagcagggctgtggagtcagtacgccagaccttcgacttcgactcctctatttttcgcTGTCccactccttcataaatggcaaatgtatattaactagtaataacaaatttactgtagtaaaatggtagcacagggcatttcatcaccacaacgtgaatccagagcttggaaaagttacttttttgaactacaactcccatcagccccagggattgggctcatgggagttgtagttcaaaaaagtagcttttccaagctctggattcatgtggtggtgatgaaatgccttgtgctaccattttactatagtaaatttgttattactagttagtatacatttgccatttatgaaggagtcggaattggtacatttctactgactccgactccacccaaattactcccaactccgactccacagccctgactatAAGCCTTTGCATTGCAGTATCTTGAGTCCCTAGGGAAGTAAGGAAGGAGTCAACCAAGCAGCTGAATGATATTACTATGCCAATTAGTTCCATTATGAAGGATCCAGAGTTTACCAGCATCACAGACTCTTCTGCTAAGATTGTTGTAGATCCTTTGGTAAGAGAAAAGTGTCTTAGGTGCTTATTAGATAATCCCCAAAACAGAAATTCATATGCCTACACCACCTACCAGTGCTATATTGTAGCCCCTTTGGTCCCATTTCTACCTTTACAATATTTTTTGGGCGGGGTTGTATGTGCCTATTAATGCACATTAACATCTATTATTCTTACCTCACTAACAAATGGATTCACCACAGCACAAGTAAAATATTACCCAATAAAGTTTGCTCAATTAGAACAACTTCCATCTGTAAAGGCTATGAAACAAAGAATGATGCCAAGAAACAATCTAACTCAAAACACTCATGATTGTAACTTCCATCAAATTACATACCTTGGTAGGCATACGAACAGGTCCTTTCACTTTTAGGTTCTTTTCCTTAGCACCTCTGATCAGATCTGCACAGACTACAAAAATACaaagtgggtttttaaaaatttgggCATTCTATCATtacaaaaaaataatttaatgACAAGCGTTGGCTCAGAATAGCGTATAAACTAATCAAAGTAGTTCAGGTAACATTTTTTTGTCCTCACAGCCAACTATATGTAGATAAAGTTACTTGTAAAGTTGTTAGTGCAACTGACTATGATGACATCTACCTAAAATAACTAAGAAAATCATTTCATTGGTCTTTCTGGATATCTTCCTTTTTTTGAGAGGCCACCTTCTTGATATTCTTGAAATATAAACTTCAAATATGCTGCTCtctgctcctttgggaggaagagtaggatataaatttaataaatcaaataCATATGTTGGTGTATGCAATTTTGAGTACTCTTACTTTTCTGCCCCCAAAAGCACTCAAAATATGAATGAGAACTGGATGGTCCAAACATGCAAGCTTTTACCACTACATCAATAATAAGGATAGCAAACTCCCAACACAACTCATGAGTTCATTAGTCCCCTGATCTCAACAGAAATTGCCATTTAATCAAGCATGTCATAATCAGTTTTAGATATATACATTAACAGCTCAATACTATGTTATtagactcactgaaataaatAGGCTTAAGTGTGCTTTACTTTACAGAGGATGAGGCTATAGATGTAGAGAAGACTGGATGGCAAAAGTGTATTTAAGACTTCTGCTAGCCATTTAGGATTTCTTGGCTATTTTGTTACTTACCCTTTTCAAGAGACTTCACATTGCGACTCGTCAAGGTAATTCTGATTCGATGAATTGCTACCTCCTGTTCCACAGGTGCTTTCCCAGTATCTTTAAATGCCTGAAACAAACATATTACAAATGCAAGTTCTGTCAATAGTTGTGCATCTGTCAATGTACACTCAATGTAAAACAATTGGTTGTTGCTGAAATACATCTGTTTGGCGCTGGTTGTGCAAcctcaacaaagtaattaaaataaattcttTAATAGCAGTAACATCTACTGCAGATACCAGACTCTCTGCCATTAtattactttttttgtttttaaaatttttaattaaATGTTGATAAGGATAACATATGCTTATTACAAGTACAATAATAATCCAAGAGAAATATATCCAGTCTACATTGGATGACATTTCATAGCAGTACAAACTGACACAGAAACAAGGTATTGCCATTACATTACTGATCAGAAATGAAGCACTAAATATTCTGCACGTGATGAAACAGTAAACACATATGGGAAGGCAATTTTTTGCAGCACTGCTGCAACATCAAATTATCTCCCAAATTTGAGGATTCCTAGAcaattgtttttcattttgcggcattttgcaaaCAGGTATAGGTACAATTTTAAATGCCAAATACCAAGATCCCCATAATGCTCAATAAGGCTTAACTGAAACAGCATTCTACTTCGCATGCTCAAAaacatttagtttaaaaaaatttttGTTTGGCATAAAACACAAAGATTTGTGTTTGGCGTAAAACGTATGGCATGTGTCCCATGACCAATTTCCTATTACAGACCTACCCCAAAAGCTATTTTACAGATCACAGGTACATCACTGTATGGTCTAGTTTCATTACAACCAGTGCAACAGAGCCAATGTGCTCCCTGTGTTTGAAATTGATATCTAGAAAATTTAATTCACCGACTACAAAATTTCTAGTCCAATGATTGTGAGATGAAAAGCTGTTCACTTTATTTAAGTAA is a genomic window of Rhineura floridana isolate rRhiFlo1 chromosome 1, rRhiFlo1.hap2, whole genome shotgun sequence containing:
- the RPS20 gene encoding small ribosomal subunit protein uS10, translated to MAFKDTGKAPVEQEVAIHRIRITLTSRNVKSLEKVCADLIRGAKEKNLKVKGPVRMPTKTLRITTRKTPCGEGSKTWDRFQMRIHKRLIDLHSPSEIVKQITSISIEPGVEVEVTIADA